In one Trichlorobacter lovleyi SZ genomic region, the following are encoded:
- the bamD gene encoding outer membrane protein assembly factor BamD, with amino-acid sequence MLRYCRRLTAFLTCLLIATLLCAATVVAQETEDSQLFLSGFNAYQQKEYPAAVARLGEVLKKYPETPLRDMTLFWLARAHYKVGNRSDAARYMAQFTREYPDNPLKNTVEDELLALAAQHEKGQGSAVQVAAAAQLEAEQQRAAEAAAQVAREKAEADRLAAERVAQEKAAREAAEKARILKAKAEADRIAREKAEAERLAAIKLEQEKQQAVAEAERIAREKAEADRLAAARQEAERLAQETAAREAAEKARILKAKADADRIAREKAEADRLAAVKAEEERRAREQAAAEQLAAQKAAEERRAAEKAAIAAAEQNERELAAARKAEEAKLAADRLRQERLGLKEKAIAEYKGILERFPNTPAARTAATRLKELGVAVVVPPAAAPAQPVESTATAQVLTLEVAQYAAFEFEVQPPQTPVEVARKNMIPFEIQNRGNGQDSFYLASSFPAEFGARFAAAATPEQSINQTPQLAPGEKFKGLLLLSVPAASIDGLRIAHPVKAASQFMPEASQSRTVSLTAAAPLLRAVVKTDKPQLLPGETVQYRITVLNVGSTPAEDVTLRLSFPPQYQAVDFAAAGFRQEMGAALVLDGLALKSGESRELVATFQLKGEALAKEELIVRADLLNNPLQTRGTFLSNATFVLPVSELALKMATERVKAVPGQVVTIPVRLVNKGNQRERFSLVAGSAPFQKVIVYHDLNRDGLRQPGESEVTTIGPLGPKEEAALLLEVTTSKTAQDGTLEKVSLSAAPESLQGKSVMVEAEVGYSRPVLQLAMKGREGRMVPGDLLTIDLDVLNRGSNLAKQVELEVTWPEQIELVAADQAAGKTGAGASLWRFSELGAGEKRVVKASFRIKSGTGVGTGVQLKSILTYQDQVGNRY; translated from the coding sequence ATGCTTAGATACTGCCGAAGGCTAACGGCATTTCTTACCTGCCTGCTCATCGCCACCCTGCTGTGCGCAGCAACGGTCGTTGCTCAAGAGACCGAAGACTCCCAACTGTTTCTCTCCGGTTTTAATGCCTACCAGCAGAAAGAGTATCCTGCCGCAGTGGCCCGCCTTGGCGAGGTGCTGAAGAAATATCCTGAAACCCCCCTGCGTGACATGACCCTGTTCTGGTTGGCGCGAGCCCATTACAAGGTTGGCAACCGTTCTGATGCAGCCCGCTATATGGCCCAGTTTACCCGGGAGTATCCTGACAACCCTTTGAAAAATACAGTTGAAGATGAACTGCTGGCGTTGGCAGCCCAGCATGAAAAGGGGCAGGGCAGCGCCGTTCAGGTTGCTGCAGCAGCGCAGCTTGAGGCCGAACAACAGCGTGCTGCAGAGGCTGCGGCACAGGTCGCAAGAGAGAAGGCCGAGGCCGACCGTCTGGCTGCAGAACGTGTAGCCCAGGAAAAGGCCGCCCGTGAGGCAGCTGAAAAGGCCCGTATCCTGAAGGCCAAGGCTGAAGCTGACCGGATCGCCCGTGAAAAGGCCGAGGCTGAGCGGTTGGCAGCCATCAAACTGGAACAGGAAAAACAACAGGCGGTGGCCGAAGCAGAGCGGATTGCCCGCGAGAAGGCCGAGGCCGACCGTCTGGCTGCAGCCAGGCAGGAGGCAGAGCGTCTGGCCCAGGAAACGGCAGCCCGGGAGGCCGCTGAGAAGGCCCGTATCCTGAAGGCCAAAGCCGACGCTGACCGGATCGCCCGTGAGAAGGCCGAAGCGGATCGCCTGGCAGCTGTCAAGGCTGAAGAAGAGCGTCGCGCCAGAGAACAAGCCGCCGCAGAACAGCTCGCTGCCCAAAAGGCTGCTGAAGAACGTCGTGCTGCTGAGAAGGCAGCAATCGCTGCCGCTGAACAGAATGAGCGTGAGCTTGCTGCCGCCCGCAAGGCTGAGGAGGCAAAGCTTGCTGCTGACCGGTTGCGTCAGGAACGGCTCGGCCTCAAAGAGAAGGCGATTGCCGAGTATAAAGGTATTCTGGAGCGCTTCCCCAATACCCCGGCAGCCCGTACTGCAGCCACACGTCTGAAGGAACTGGGGGTGGCCGTGGTTGTGCCGCCTGCAGCGGCGCCTGCCCAGCCGGTTGAAAGCACCGCCACCGCCCAGGTGCTGACCCTTGAAGTGGCGCAGTATGCCGCCTTTGAATTTGAGGTGCAGCCGCCGCAGACGCCGGTTGAGGTGGCTCGTAAAAATATGATCCCGTTTGAGATCCAGAACCGCGGCAACGGTCAGGACAGTTTCTATCTTGCCTCCAGCTTCCCGGCAGAATTCGGGGCGCGTTTTGCTGCTGCAGCAACACCGGAACAGTCGATCAATCAGACCCCGCAGTTGGCACCCGGCGAGAAATTCAAGGGCCTGTTGCTGCTGAGCGTCCCTGCAGCCTCAATTGATGGTCTCAGGATTGCCCATCCGGTAAAGGCGGCCTCCCAGTTTATGCCGGAGGCGTCCCAGAGCCGGACCGTATCGCTTACTGCTGCGGCGCCGCTGCTGCGTGCCGTGGTCAAGACCGACAAACCGCAGCTGCTGCCCGGTGAGACAGTGCAGTACCGGATTACGGTGCTGAACGTCGGATCAACACCGGCAGAGGATGTTACCCTGCGTCTGAGCTTCCCGCCCCAGTATCAGGCTGTTGATTTTGCAGCAGCAGGATTCCGCCAGGAGATGGGAGCCGCGCTGGTGCTGGACGGGCTTGCACTCAAGTCCGGCGAGAGCCGTGAACTGGTGGCCACTTTTCAGCTTAAGGGCGAGGCCCTGGCAAAGGAAGAGCTGATTGTCCGGGCTGATCTTCTGAACAATCCGCTGCAGACCAGGGGAACCTTCCTTTCCAACGCCACCTTTGTACTGCCGGTCAGTGAGCTGGCCCTGAAGATGGCAACAGAGCGGGTCAAGGCGGTGCCGGGGCAGGTGGTGACGATCCCTGTCCGGCTTGTCAATAAAGGCAATCAGCGTGAACGCTTCAGTCTGGTGGCCGGATCGGCACCGTTCCAGAAAGTGATTGTGTATCATGACCTGAACCGTGACGGTCTGCGTCAGCCGGGTGAGTCCGAGGTGACAACAATCGGGCCGTTGGGACCAAAGGAAGAGGCGGCACTGCTGCTTGAGGTGACAACATCCAAGACCGCTCAGGACGGCACACTCGAAAAAGTATCCCTGAGCGCAGCACCTGAATCGCTTCAGGGTAAGTCCGTCATGGTTGAGGCAGAGGTCGGCTATTCACGGCCGGTGTTGCAGCTGGCGATGAAAGGGCGCGAAGGGCGGATGGTGCCGGGAGACCTGCTGACGATTGATCTGGATGTGCTGAACCGTGGTTCCAATCTGGCCAAACAGGTTGAACTGGAAGTGACCTGGCCGGAGCAGATTGAGCTGGTGGCAGCTGATCAGGCTGCCGGCAAGACCGGGGCTGGCGCGTCACTCTGGCGCTTCAGTGAGCTTGGTGCCGGTGAAAAGCGGGTTGTCAAGGCATCATTCAGAATCAAGTCCGGTACCGGAGTCGGCACTGGCGTCCAGCTGAAAAGCATCTTGACCTACCAGGATCAAGTGGGGAACAGGTACTGA
- a CDS encoding LysM peptidoglycan-binding domain-containing protein, with translation MHLPGVKIPLLALLLCGATASWGGDYLYAPRPVDGTEPGEGVLVREITVKKGDTLSHLSKRYSGRGYYYPQILLFNEIRNPHRIQVGQVVRVPLSHKAGRQAQNSPVVAQDQSQVQSAEPSKQAAERPKAVQQPSLRQGEKNAYNHAMENFKKGDCEAAIKQFDRFISRYPSSSLLPEATLNRAECYLKLSTK, from the coding sequence ATGCATCTACCAGGTGTTAAGATTCCACTGTTGGCGCTGCTGCTGTGCGGAGCGACCGCAAGCTGGGGGGGCGACTACCTCTACGCTCCCAGGCCGGTTGACGGTACTGAGCCGGGTGAAGGAGTACTGGTGCGGGAGATCACGGTAAAAAAAGGTGATACCCTTTCCCACCTTTCTAAACGCTATTCGGGACGCGGCTATTACTATCCGCAGATCCTGCTTTTTAACGAGATCAGGAATCCGCACCGGATTCAGGTCGGGCAGGTTGTGCGGGTGCCGCTTTCGCACAAGGCCGGCCGGCAGGCGCAGAACAGTCCGGTGGTAGCGCAGGATCAAAGTCAGGTGCAGTCGGCTGAGCCGTCAAAGCAGGCGGCTGAAAGACCGAAAGCTGTACAGCAGCCATCCCTCCGGCAGGGCGAAAAGAACGCCTACAACCATGCCATGGAGAACTTTAAAAAAGGTGATTGCGAGGCGGCAATCAAACAGTTTGACCGTTTTATCAGCCGCTACCCCTCTTCATCCCTGTTACCGGAAGCAACCTTGAACCGGGCGGAGTGCTACCTGAAGCTTTCAACAAAATAG
- the gltX gene encoding glutamate--tRNA ligase codes for MSDLRVRFAPSPTGYLHVGGARTALFNWLYARHFGGTFILRIEDTDTERSTQQSVDAILQGMEWLGLDWDEGPFYQTDNFPLYKQHVQKLLDEGKAYRCWCRPEELEAKREAAMAEGRKPKYDGTCRHRQDQPLDQPHVIRFKAPEEGETAFDDLIKGRIAFPNAELDDLIISRTDGTPTYNFCVVIDDALMRISHVIRGDDHVNNTPRQIQLYEALGYPVPIFAHVPMILGSDKARLSKRHGATSVIAYRDMGYLPEALNNYLVRLGWSNGDDEIFSREEMVQKFDIANVGRSPSVFNPDKLNWLNAHYIKTGNPARLAELLQPHLAGRGVADCSTPDLAGVISTLQERAQTLEEMAERALFYYQAPQQYDEAALSKFDKPHLAAVFSAVAARLSATTAAAAPEFDTLLKEICAEGGWKMPHVGQPLRIALSGSTQAPGIGEIITALGVNETIARIERAREFLAH; via the coding sequence ATGTCTGATCTGCGCGTTCGCTTTGCCCCTTCGCCCACCGGCTACCTGCATGTTGGCGGTGCCCGCACCGCCCTGTTCAACTGGCTATACGCCCGTCATTTCGGCGGCACCTTTATCCTGCGGATCGAAGATACCGACACTGAGCGTTCCACCCAGCAATCGGTGGATGCCATTCTGCAGGGGATGGAGTGGCTGGGGCTGGACTGGGATGAAGGGCCGTTCTACCAGACCGATAACTTTCCGCTCTACAAGCAGCATGTCCAGAAGCTGCTGGATGAAGGCAAGGCCTACCGTTGCTGGTGCAGACCGGAGGAGCTGGAGGCCAAGCGTGAGGCGGCCATGGCCGAGGGGCGCAAGCCCAAGTACGACGGCACCTGCCGCCACCGTCAGGACCAGCCGCTGGATCAACCCCACGTCATCCGCTTCAAGGCCCCGGAAGAGGGAGAAACAGCCTTTGACGACCTGATCAAGGGCAGGATCGCCTTCCCCAATGCCGAGCTGGATGATCTGATCATCAGCCGCACCGACGGCACCCCCACCTACAACTTCTGTGTGGTGATCGATGATGCCCTGATGCGGATCTCCCACGTCATCCGGGGCGACGACCATGTCAACAACACCCCGCGCCAGATCCAGTTGTATGAGGCATTGGGCTATCCGGTGCCGATCTTCGCCCATGTGCCGATGATTCTGGGCAGCGACAAGGCCCGGCTTTCCAAACGACATGGTGCCACCAGCGTGATCGCCTACCGTGATATGGGCTACCTGCCGGAGGCGCTGAACAACTATCTGGTACGGCTGGGCTGGAGTAACGGCGATGATGAAATTTTCAGCCGTGAGGAGATGGTGCAGAAGTTTGATATCGCCAATGTGGGCCGTTCCCCCTCGGTCTTCAACCCGGACAAACTGAACTGGCTGAACGCCCATTACATCAAAACCGGCAACCCCGCCCGGCTGGCTGAACTACTGCAACCCCATCTGGCAGGCCGTGGTGTGGCGGACTGTTCAACCCCTGATCTGGCCGGCGTCATCAGCACCCTGCAGGAGCGGGCCCAGACCCTGGAAGAGATGGCCGAGCGGGCCTTGTTCTACTACCAGGCACCGCAACAGTATGACGAGGCGGCCCTGAGCAAGTTTGACAAACCGCATCTGGCAGCAGTCTTTAGCGCTGTTGCGGCCAGGCTCTCTGCAACAACCGCTGCTGCCGCACCGGAGTTCGATACGCTGCTGAAGGAGATTTGCGCCGAAGGCGGATGGAAGATGCCCCATGTCGGTCAGCCTCTGCGGATCGCCCTGTCCGGCAGCACCCAGGCACCCGGCATCGGCGAGATCATCACGGCCCTGGGAGTTAACGAGACGATTGCACGTATTGAACGGGCCAGAGAGTTCCTGGCACACTGA
- the hcp gene encoding hydroxylamine reductase produces MSMFCNQCEQAANGTGCNISGVCGKKPDVAALQDHLLYGLKSLALYADKLGRDAEIDRFTIEALFSTVTNVDFDPEDIAKLIQKCYQLKEKAKAASGAAISGPVADWKPAADLATMVAQGEQHGINTQHVNEDIRSTIEILMYGLKGMSAYMDHAMILGRSNDEVMAFFQKALAATTDANLGLMDFVGLCMECGKQNLTVMGLLDTAHNETYGAPVPTPVNLGTKAGKGILVTGHDLKMLEELLKQTEGKGINIYTHGEMLPAHGYPGLKKYPHLVGNFGGAWQDQAREFPNFPGAIIFNTNCIQRPADSYKDRLYTWGLVQWPGVTHINGWDFSEVINKALECPSLPENPGQEILTGFGHNAVLGVADKVIAAVKAGQIKHFFLVGGCDGAKSGRNYYTEFAEKAPQDTVILTLACGKYRFNKLEFGDIGGIPRLLDIGQCNDAYSAIQIAVALAGAFECGVNDLPLSMILSWYEQKAVVILLTLLSLGIKNIRLGPSLPAFITPNVLAFLVENFNIMPITTAEEDLKAILG; encoded by the coding sequence ATGAGCATGTTCTGTAACCAGTGTGAGCAAGCTGCCAACGGTACCGGTTGCAATATTTCCGGAGTCTGCGGCAAGAAGCCCGATGTGGCCGCCCTGCAGGATCATCTTCTGTACGGCCTGAAGTCCCTGGCCCTGTATGCCGACAAGCTCGGCCGGGATGCCGAGATCGACCGTTTCACCATTGAGGCGCTGTTCAGCACCGTCACCAACGTGGACTTTGATCCCGAAGATATCGCCAAACTGATTCAAAAGTGTTACCAGCTGAAAGAAAAGGCCAAGGCCGCTTCAGGCGCCGCCATCAGCGGCCCGGTGGCCGACTGGAAGCCTGCTGCCGACCTGGCCACCATGGTTGCCCAGGGAGAACAGCACGGTATCAACACCCAGCATGTCAATGAGGACATCCGTTCTACGATTGAGATCCTGATGTACGGCCTGAAAGGCATGTCCGCCTATATGGACCATGCCATGATCCTGGGCCGCAGCAACGATGAGGTCATGGCCTTTTTCCAGAAGGCGCTGGCCGCCACCACCGATGCCAACCTGGGGCTGATGGATTTCGTGGGGCTCTGCATGGAATGCGGCAAGCAGAACCTGACCGTAATGGGGCTGCTGGATACGGCCCATAATGAAACCTATGGCGCTCCGGTACCGACCCCGGTCAACCTGGGTACCAAGGCAGGCAAAGGTATCCTGGTGACCGGCCATGACCTGAAGATGCTGGAAGAACTGCTCAAGCAGACCGAAGGCAAGGGGATCAACATCTATACCCATGGCGAGATGCTGCCGGCCCACGGCTATCCCGGCCTGAAAAAATATCCGCACCTGGTGGGTAACTTCGGCGGTGCCTGGCAGGATCAGGCCAGGGAATTCCCCAACTTCCCCGGTGCCATCATCTTCAACACCAACTGCATCCAGCGTCCGGCCGACTCCTACAAGGACCGTCTCTACACCTGGGGCCTGGTACAATGGCCCGGTGTAACCCACATCAACGGCTGGGACTTCTCCGAAGTGATCAACAAGGCGCTGGAGTGTCCGTCTCTGCCGGAAAACCCGGGCCAGGAGATCCTGACCGGCTTCGGCCACAACGCCGTGCTGGGGGTGGCTGACAAGGTCATTGCTGCGGTCAAGGCCGGTCAGATCAAGCATTTCTTCCTGGTGGGCGGTTGCGACGGCGCCAAATCAGGCCGCAACTACTACACCGAGTTTGCCGAGAAGGCTCCCCAGGATACCGTCATCCTGACTCTGGCCTGCGGCAAGTACCGCTTCAACAAGCTGGAGTTCGGCGACATCGGCGGCATCCCGCGCCTGCTGGATATCGGCCAGTGCAACGACGCCTACTCCGCCATCCAGATCGCGGTGGCCCTGGCCGGCGCCTTTGAGTGCGGCGTGAATGACCTGCCTCTTTCCATGATCCTCTCCTGGTACGAGCAGAAGGCGGTCGTCATCCTGCTGACCCTGCTGTCGCTGGGGATCAAGAACATCCGCCTGGGACCCTCACTGCCGGCCTTCATCACCCCCAATGTGCTGGCCTTCCTGGTGGAGAACTTCAACATCATGCCGATTACCACGGCTGAGGAAGATCTGAAGGCCATCCTGGGGTAG
- a CDS encoding DUF47 domain-containing protein, which translates to MFGLIPKEEKFFKMFQDMGVIITEGAQQLKVMLDDYVDPLASQRQIKDTEHKGDNQTHLIIKTLNKTFITPLDREDIYSLASKLDDIIDLIDASAQRFVMYNVEKPTPEAQQLAFIILKCCQTVERALKHLGGKFEDINNCCVEINALENEADRVCREAISRLFDEEKDPINLIKWKEIYETLEKATDKCEDAANILESVVVKNA; encoded by the coding sequence ATGTTCGGATTGATCCCGAAAGAAGAAAAGTTTTTCAAGATGTTTCAGGATATGGGTGTCATCATTACCGAGGGTGCCCAGCAGCTCAAGGTAATGCTGGACGATTACGTTGATCCGCTTGCCAGCCAGCGTCAGATCAAGGATACGGAGCACAAAGGCGACAACCAGACTCACCTGATTATCAAGACCCTCAACAAGACCTTCATTACCCCGCTGGACCGCGAAGATATCTATTCCCTGGCCTCAAAACTGGATGACATCATTGATCTGATCGACGCCTCGGCCCAGCGCTTCGTGATGTATAATGTTGAAAAACCGACCCCGGAGGCACAGCAACTGGCTTTTATTATCCTGAAATGCTGCCAGACCGTTGAGCGCGCCTTGAAGCATCTGGGAGGCAAGTTCGAGGATATCAACAACTGCTGTGTCGAGATCAATGCCCTTGAGAATGAGGCGGACCGGGTCTGCCGTGAGGCGATCAGCCGTCTGTTCGACGAAGAGAAGGATCCGATCAACCTGATCAAGTGGAAAGAGATCTACGAGACGCTGGAAAAAGCCACAGACAAGTGTGAAGACGCTGCCAACATCCTGGAAAGCGTGGTAGTGAAAAATGCCTGA
- a CDS encoding inorganic phosphate transporter produces the protein MPDIALIMLVLVIVAALAFDYINGFHDTANAIATCVSTRALSVKAAIFMAAFLNFAGAMVSTKVASTIGKGIVDANHVTQLVVLAGILGAIIWNLITWYYGMPSSSSHAIIGGIMGAVIAHSGAATLHWKGLQKIVMALVISPIIGVAIGFLFMVIVMRLFHDSNPGPLNKNFRKLQVASAAFMAFSHGTADAQKSMGVITMALLSYGLIPAFDVPTWVKVSCAVAMGLGTAAGGWRIIKTIGKDFVKLQPVHGFCVETAAAGVILGASSIGMPVSTTHVITSTILGVGVSKRLTAVNWNVAKRIVWAWVLTIPAAALVAFMTYQVLLPLLG, from the coding sequence ATGCCTGATATTGCCTTGATCATGCTGGTGCTGGTGATTGTCGCCGCACTGGCCTTTGATTATATCAACGGCTTTCACGATACCGCCAATGCCATTGCCACCTGTGTCTCCACCCGGGCCCTGTCGGTCAAGGCCGCCATCTTCATGGCCGCCTTCCTGAACTTTGCCGGTGCCATGGTCTCCACCAAGGTGGCCTCGACCATCGGCAAGGGGATTGTGGATGCGAATCATGTCACGCAACTGGTGGTGCTGGCCGGCATTCTCGGTGCCATTATCTGGAACCTGATTACCTGGTATTACGGCATGCCCTCTTCTTCATCCCACGCCATTATCGGCGGTATCATGGGGGCGGTCATTGCCCATTCCGGCGCCGCTACGCTGCACTGGAAGGGATTACAGAAGATCGTGATGGCATTGGTCATTTCACCGATCATCGGTGTGGCCATCGGATTTTTGTTCATGGTGATTGTCATGCGGCTGTTTCACGACAGCAATCCCGGTCCGCTGAACAAGAATTTTCGTAAGCTGCAGGTGGCCTCGGCCGCTTTTATGGCCTTTTCACACGGTACAGCCGATGCCCAGAAGTCAATGGGTGTCATCACCATGGCCCTGCTTTCCTATGGCCTGATCCCCGCCTTTGACGTCCCGACCTGGGTCAAGGTCTCCTGCGCCGTTGCCATGGGACTGGGGACTGCCGCCGGTGGCTGGCGGATCATCAAGACTATCGGCAAGGACTTTGTCAAACTGCAACCGGTGCATGGGTTCTGTGTTGAAACCGCTGCAGCCGGCGTTATTCTCGGCGCTTCCTCCATCGGTATGCCGGTCAGCACCACCCACGTGATCACCTCGACCATTCTGGGGGTCGGGGTCTCCAAGCGCCTGACCGCGGTCAACTGGAATGTTGCCAAGCGGATCGTCTGGGCCTGGGTCCTGACCATCCCGGCCGCTGCGCTGGTCGCGTTCATGACCTATCAGGTCTTGCTGCCGTTACTTGGCTGA
- a CDS encoding winged helix-turn-helix domain-containing protein, protein MKKVLIVEDERDLAELLAYNLEKEGYQALVTGTGVEGLETARRELPDLILLDLMLPGMMGTEVCSALRHSDKTRGIPVLMLTARGDEIDRVVGFEMGADDYIVKPFSMRELMLRIRAILRRSSQEPDTTERQITMGTIVIDCASHRVTVAGSEIELTSTEYKLLLYLAEHGGRVMKRELLLQDVWGYNFVGDTRTVDTHVTRLRNKLGDAGEMIKTVRGFGYKLEE, encoded by the coding sequence ATGAAAAAAGTCTTGATAGTTGAGGATGAACGAGATCTGGCGGAGCTGCTGGCCTATAACCTTGAAAAAGAGGGTTATCAGGCCCTGGTGACCGGCACCGGGGTGGAAGGGCTGGAGACGGCCCGCCGCGAGTTGCCGGACCTGATCCTGCTTGATCTGATGTTGCCCGGCATGATGGGAACCGAGGTCTGCTCTGCCCTGCGGCACAGCGACAAGACCCGCGGCATACCGGTGCTGATGCTGACGGCTCGCGGTGATGAAATTGACCGTGTGGTGGGGTTTGAGATGGGGGCGGACGATTACATTGTTAAGCCGTTCTCTATGCGGGAGTTAATGTTGCGGATTCGTGCCATTCTGCGGCGCAGCAGCCAGGAACCGGATACGACTGAGCGTCAGATCACCATGGGGACGATTGTGATTGACTGTGCCAGCCACCGGGTCACCGTAGCCGGCAGCGAGATCGAGCTGACCAGCACGGAATACAAGCTGCTGCTCTATCTGGCTGAACATGGCGGCCGGGTCATGAAGCGTGAACTGCTGCTGCAGGATGTCTGGGGCTATAATTTTGTGGGCGACACCCGTACGGTCGATACCCATGTGACCCGTTTACGTAACAAGCTGGGGGATGCCGGCGAGATGATCAAGACCGTGCGTGGCTTTGGCTACAAGCTGGAGGAATAA
- the pnpS gene encoding two-component system histidine kinase PnpS: MSFRWKLFLSYIALSLLIAGGGFGYVNHLLEQRLVEESRSNLQQQAQLARLLAEQQRALPPQALAHKLGAAIKARVTLIAADGRVVGDSDVRDDQVGSLENHQGRPEVQQALKTGSGWSIRYSDTLRTTMLYVALPLPAGDASVIRLALPLEYFDAAKRALHNLLGGAVTLLLFSSLLLSIFLSRITAKPLREIADAAARIGVGERGVRIAMGKGEEIDYLARVLNEMAARIEEQMHKLTSEQQRLAAILRGMGEGVMVTDTKGNIILVNPAFRKQFGLPGEVEGRPLVEVCRHPDLLQAFEEQRESGDEVSCEITIPITNLVLMAHWVPLTRDSGNRGTVAVFHDISDLKRVETMRRDFVANVSHELRTPVAVIKGYGETLLDGALEESPERSRRFVEIIVSHAERLTNLINDILTLSKLEARDAALTLHPLDLCGTIRKAQMLMEDHARSKGIRIAAECPDGMPKVLADQGQLEQVLLNLLDNAIKYTPDGGDVTVAARLEQERVVVAVSDTGIGIPARDLPRIFERFYRVDEGRSREQGGTGLGLAIVKHIVQLHGGEVQVASEAGKGSTFTVTLPTV, encoded by the coding sequence ATGTCATTCCGCTGGAAGCTGTTTCTGTCCTATATCGCACTCTCGCTGCTGATTGCCGGCGGCGGATTCGGCTACGTCAACCATCTGCTTGAACAGCGGCTGGTGGAAGAGAGCCGCTCCAACCTGCAGCAGCAGGCCCAGCTGGCAAGACTACTGGCTGAGCAACAGCGTGCATTGCCTCCACAGGCCCTGGCCCATAAGCTCGGGGCAGCCATTAAGGCCCGCGTGACCCTGATTGCTGCAGACGGGAGAGTGGTGGGTGACTCCGACGTGCGGGATGATCAGGTTGGTAGTCTTGAGAACCACCAAGGCAGGCCTGAGGTACAGCAGGCCCTGAAGACCGGCTCCGGCTGGTCCATCCGCTACTCGGATACCCTGCGTACCACCATGCTGTATGTGGCGCTGCCGTTACCTGCCGGCGATGCCTCGGTCATCCGCCTGGCCCTGCCGCTGGAATACTTTGATGCCGCCAAACGGGCCCTGCACAATCTGCTGGGAGGGGCCGTCACGCTGCTGCTGTTTTCTTCGCTGCTGCTCAGTATTTTTCTCTCCCGGATCACCGCCAAGCCGTTGCGTGAGATAGCCGATGCAGCCGCCCGGATCGGGGTTGGTGAGCGGGGGGTGCGGATAGCGATGGGCAAGGGAGAGGAGATTGACTACCTGGCCCGTGTCCTGAATGAGATGGCAGCCCGGATTGAAGAGCAGATGCACAAGCTGACCTCGGAACAGCAACGCCTGGCAGCCATCCTGCGTGGTATGGGTGAAGGGGTAATGGTGACCGATACCAAGGGGAATATCATCCTGGTCAACCCTGCCTTCCGCAAACAGTTCGGCCTGCCGGGAGAGGTGGAGGGGCGTCCGCTGGTTGAGGTCTGCCGGCATCCCGACCTGCTGCAGGCCTTTGAAGAACAACGTGAATCAGGCGATGAAGTCAGTTGCGAGATCACCATCCCGATCACCAATCTGGTGCTGATGGCCCACTGGGTGCCGTTGACCCGTGACAGCGGCAACCGTGGTACCGTGGCGGTTTTCCACGATATCAGCGATCTGAAGCGGGTAGAAACCATGCGCCGTGATTTTGTGGCCAATGTCTCCCATGAGCTGCGCACCCCGGTCGCCGTGATCAAGGGCTATGGCGAGACCCTGCTGGATGGCGCCTTGGAAGAGTCACCGGAACGTTCGCGCCGTTTTGTCGAGATTATCGTCAGCCATGCCGAGCGTCTGACGAACCTGATCAATGATATCCTGACCCTCTCCAAGCTTGAGGCGCGGGATGCGGCTCTGACCCTGCATCCCCTGGATCTGTGCGGTACCATCCGCAAGGCCCAGATGCTGATGGAGGACCATGCCCGCAGCAAGGGGATCCGTATTGCTGCTGAATGCCCTGACGGGATGCCCAAAGTGCTGGCAGATCAGGGACAGCTGGAACAGGTACTGCTGAACCTGCTGGATAACGCCATCAAGTACACCCCTGACGGCGGTGATGTGACCGTTGCTGCCCGGCTGGAGCAGGAACGGGTGGTGGTGGCGGTAAGTGATACCGGCATCGGTATTCCTGCCAGGGATCTGCCCCGCATCTTTGAGCGGTTTTACCGGGTTGATGAAGGGCGCAGCCGTGAACAGGGCGGCACCGGCCTGGGGCTGGCGATCGTCAAGCATATCGTGCAGCTGCATGGCGGTGAGGTGCAGGTTGCCAGCGAGGCCGGCAAAGGCAGCACCTTTACGGTGACCCTGCCAACCGTCTGA
- the sixA gene encoding phosphohistidine phosphatase SixA, producing MVIYLVRHAEAVERSEGLDDGVRWLTRKGRKATQKAGSRLHRKRVRPDLVITSPLTRAVQTAELLMAALGERTELIADSGLAPDATLEQLIALITSRRKLGSIMLVGHEPLLGQAAALLLGREEVAGLAKGGCLCLELRDKPDKPARFLWYAPVSGKLISSAKKALVPKP from the coding sequence ATGGTGATCTATCTGGTACGGCATGCAGAGGCGGTGGAGCGGTCCGAAGGGCTTGATGACGGGGTGCGCTGGCTCACCCGGAAAGGGCGCAAGGCGACGCAGAAGGCCGGTTCCCGCCTGCACAGGAAACGGGTGCGGCCGGATCTGGTCATTACCAGTCCCCTGACCCGTGCCGTACAGACCGCCGAGCTGCTGATGGCGGCGCTTGGCGAGCGTACCGAATTGATTGCCGACAGCGGACTGGCGCCTGACGCGACCCTGGAACAGCTGATAGCGTTGATCACGAGCCGTCGAAAGCTTGGCAGTATCATGCTGGTGGGACATGAACCGCTGCTTGGCCAGGCAGCTGCCCTGTTACTGGGCAGGGAAGAGGTGGCCGGGCTTGCCAAGGGGGGCTGTCTCTGTCTTGAACTGCGTGACAAACCGGACAAGCCGGCCCGCTTCCTCTGGTATGCCCCGGTGAGCGGCAAACTGATCAGTTCGGCAAAGAAAGCCCTTGTCCCCAAACCGTAA